The genomic region CGGAACCAAATCCACAAGTCGTAAAACAACTTTGTACTCGGCATCAACGGTAAATAGCCCTGAAGATACAGTAGTCGGTACCAATGGTCCAAAATCTGAAAGTGCGATCTGACAATGAGACAGATTTTGAACCACCGATGTAATAAGATTACTTGCGTCACCAAGTTTACGTTGAGCGACTATGAGACCCGCTTTTGTACCTTCAGTATAACCAATCGTTAACGATTCTATACATTGGAGTAGAGCTGATTTTAAACGAACTTCTATTTTAGCGCGACGAGTAGTAATGTCTTCGATCTCAGATTTAATCTTGTGTGCATCATCGTTTGCGCAATTTAACATTGCCTCGATGACATCAAGGTCAGTCCTAACGACATGTTTTTTGACGCATGTTGTGCACAAGCTTGGAGCCTCCGTCGCACCACATAGTTTGTCCGTCCCTTGGTCGCTATCAACCCGTAAGAATGAAGTTGACAAGAGAATGAAAATTGATGCAACGAAAATTATGTTATTGCTAAAAGCCATGGTGATTTAATTTTCAGGATTAAGCAATATATCAAGCGTATGAATTTATGTACCGATTGATAAGAAGTGTTAAGGAAATAGTTGCCATTTTACACAAGATTTAATGAAAACTGATTATCTTCTTTCCATATAAAATGTACAAGAAATAATATGCTTAATCTCTCACAGAGTCACAGTTATGGAATATATctgttgttttaattttagtttcGTCTTATATGGTAATAATGAAATTACAAATTTGAGAGTTTTGGTAACTAGGGATATTCATTGATTCAAGAGCGAACCAAATTTTGTGGACCGAAAACTAAATAAGAGAGAAATGTTGGATCTAAATGTGTGGACTTAACCAGATCAACCATATGGACTAGAATTTTCCTATGTAATTGTGTTGAACGATATTATCTGATTTGAAATTTATTACATATGGCATAAGACTGACCCAATAGAAGAATATCCCATAATCAACATTCGATTATATTTttagattttaaatttattttgacAATATGATGATTTATGATGACTACCGACATATGTGCAAGTTATCAAAATTAAGAATTAGGTTATCAAAAAAAAATTGTGTACAAAAATATCAAGTAATTTAATTGGACTTTATGTTATTGGGTTAGTCTTATATGTAAAATGATCTTATAAAACAATTTCACAAATTGTTCTATAGGACCATTTTTAGCAAAAAACTAGCCTAATGGCACAAAGCCCAACTAAGTAAGTTAATAAATGTGTAAAAAATTGTTTAGTTTGGTAACATGATACTTTATCTTGATAACTTGCATATTTAAATATGTCGGTATTCATTATAAGATATCGTGTAatcaaaataaaactgaaatatgAACGtaattatatgttaactttaggCTTTTCTACTTTTGGGTCATTCTTATGCTATAAAACGGTCCTATAAGAGAAGTGCTGAAACAATTTATATATTGAGATCGGAAAAACGTAACCATGTGGAACTGGAATTGGGCCTAACTTAAGGACTCCAGTCCAGCCCATACAAACAAAAACAACAGTCATACAATATACCGACTAAACAAAATCAAATGTTTCTATAAGACCATCTTATAGGAGTAGTTTAAGACTAGCTCATAACACAAAAATCCAAACAATTAACTTATAACTTTCTTTTTTAAGCAAGTAAGTAAAAACCCccaaaagtgtttttcaaaagtAGAAGCAACAAATAGCTGCTTCTATTTCTATGggcaaaaatatggatttttagcttttgagaaattttgtTTTAACTTTTAGAAAATGATGTGTTTGaccaaaaagtgtttttgagtCCAGAAACACTTTTATAAACTAGGCCAAACACACACTTAATATCTTTGTTTTCGTCAAACTATAGtaagtaattattataattaaaataaaaaataataatatattgCTTACAAATATGTTTTTCCAATTTTTAAAATGGCAAAGAAAAGGCTTTCACAAATTGTTGTGTAAGATTTAGGAAAGACTTAGTAAAaatataaattaattttttttaataacttAATTTTATAAGTTGATAATATACATatttaaatatattaattttcaaaataagttataaaattatcaaaataaaataaaaaaacttgATATATTAATGACTTGTGCATGGGTTTTCTCCTATTAGGCCAgtcttattttattttaataacgtAATTTTATAAGTTGATAACCTATCAAATTTGATCGCACACTtaacaaagataaataccctagctATAACACCCGCGAAATTTCcatttttgacatttataatttaattaaccattctattactttatttatatttttaaattgcttaatttaattaattttatttctaAGCATAATTTTAagggtaatttgataacttataccttgaataactcactttttcaaatcttatagcTAAGATAATTTTCTTTGAAATCTTGTATCTAAGATAACCATTTCTTCCAAATTTGATACCAAATCTTAAAAAAATCCCTAAGTTAACGATTTTGCCCTTATTAATTTGATGGTTTTTAGTGGTGATAATCGTGGACGTGTGTGTTAATAGGTGAGGCAAAAGATGACAATGTTTAATTAGTAAGGGTAAGATTGTCAATTCAAGGCTTTTTTTCAtatttggtatcaagtttggaagaaaatgttattttaggtattAAATTTTAAAGagagttatcttaggtataagatttgaaaaagtgacttattcaaggtataagttataAAATTAccctaattttaataaaaaatatattttaaagcgtagtttatataaaaatgtatataatttcagtcggatagtaataatagtgataataagaataatcaATTACGTCTTAAGTTATAATCGTAGTAGACTTGAGAcgtatttccgtctagcaaaaAGATCGTCACATTTCTCATGTGAGACTAGTTTAATCTCGATCTATCACATATCGACAATACACCCACCTACTTTTTACACCTCACTCACTCTCACACTCTCTTACACGGTCCAACCCACctccttcctttcttttttttttccgaaaaatcAACAACAATACAGTGAACAACAAAGCCATGAACACCATTTTTAACATCCAACCTTCAAACCTAGATCTCTTCCTCATTTCTTAACCGTTTCCTTTTATTCTTGCGCCAAATTCTTCCCTTTTCcttcctccatctttctaggtaagaaagtttcACTCTTGTTGAGTTTTCGAAATGACCCATCTTATGGGAATTTCGGTTTTGAGCTTAAAGATCTCGTCTTTCTCGTTCTAGGTGAAATATTTGAAGTCCCGGAGGAAGACTCGTGCTTTGTGGACCATTTACTTGAAGATTAAAGAGCTTTCGAGGTAACGATGTGTTGGGTTAAAACATCAAACACAAGTAATAAATTTACTAAGTGTTACAATGTGCATAAAATCGATGATATGCATGTAACTTTAGAAGGTAATAGGACTAAATATTTGTTAACTTTACGTGAAAATGGGACAAAACATATGAATTGTCTTTTAATTCATATGTGTATAAACGTAATGTGATTTATGATGGGTAGTTGTAACGTCACTTTTACATGGCTATATAAAGGATGTCAAATCCTTTGGAAAATGTATCTCACAACAAATATCAAACAAGGAGACTTAGCTTGGTAGAAAATAGCAAGTCGGGTTTGAGGCTGAGAGGCAGTACACCGGAtgtttttatacaataatttaggaggttactctgggggtgatattagtggcattgactaatattactggagggttagaggttgttatcttatattattgtgggtttcgaatttgtattaattcgggacggttacgttgtactgatactatattattatagtggattctagtcgatttggctagtgggttctacttccggtttggaaggttttgccctgggtttgaccctaaaaTATTGTCTCATCTTAAtattgcttacatttatttacttttacggtttactTGTCGATTGGTTGCTTCCGTTGCGCGTGGGAGATTGACGTTCATTTCtcaacagtggtatcagagccactagGCTCGGTCTGGTGCCTGGTTTAATTGGCAAGGATGCCAAATATGGGGTCTCAATTTGCAGTACCAAAATTTGATGGTAAAAGTAGTTTCACCCTTTGGCAGAGAAGGATGAAGGATCTCCTGGTACATCTTGGCTTGGCTAGAGCCTTGAAAGGAAATGATGGTAAGCcggagaagatgagtgatgacaaCTAGGAAGAGGTTTACACCAAGTGTGCAAGTACTATTAGGTTGTGCATCTCGGATTCAGTCATCAATTGTGTTCTTGATGACGACTCTCCATCGGTGATATGAGAAAAGTTGGAGAAGCTTTACATGGCGAAGAGTTTGACCAACAAGTTGTTTTTGAAGCGAAGGTTATATCGGTTGAGGATGGACGAGGATGAAAATTTAATTGGACATGtgaacttgttcaatggactgttAAACGAGTTGAAAAAGATCGAAGTAAAGCTTACGTGGATACTATTATGTGCGGGAAAGACACCATCACGATGGAGCAAGCACATACAGCTTTATTGTCCTTTGATGCGAGGAAGAAGGACAAGGCTGGGATACGGAGCGACAGTACGGGTACAGTTGCAGTTGCTCGGGATGGGAGAGGTCGATCGTTTAACAGGGAGGATGGATCGAAGCATGGCAGGTCTCTGTCCAGGAATGCTTCTAGGAATAATGATGTGAAGTGTTTCAAGTGTGGTGACCTTGGGCATATTAGGCGGTTTTGTCCTAAGAAATGCGGAAATGAAGAAAACAAGGGCGACACCAACTTGGTTGCCGGCGAAGGAAGTAGTGGTTGTTTCCTTACCGATGGTAGTGACATATTTGCGGTCACGGATGTGAATGACGTGCCTTCTAATGAAGAATGGATATTAGATTCTGGTTGTGTCAACCACATTTGCAACCGGAAGGATAGTTTTGATGAGCTCCAAGAAGGCGTGGCTAGAAAATTGAGTTTGGTTGATAACTCAATAGTTGATGTCATGGGTGTTGGGGTGGCCAAAATCAAAATGTCAAATGGGGTGGTGCACACTTTGGACAAGGTTGCTTATGTTCTAAAGTTACGGCAGAATTTAATTTCACTTAGTCAACTGGACTCCGAAGGTTATGGGTGTAAAGCTCATGGGGGAGTAATAAAAGTTACTAAGGGTTCTATGGTCCTCATAAAGGGGGAGCTACGTCGTGGTTTATACCGTCTGGATGCATATGCAGTAAAAACCTCAAAGGATAGCTGGAAACGGAAAAGTCGTGCACGTGTTTCGTTTGCGGAAGAAGCAACGAAGGTAGATTGGTTCCAGGTTGCAGACGGACACAAAGGTAAAATTCCTGCTAGTGGAAAGGTGGAGAGTAAGAGGTTTCTCTCCGGAGTCAAGTAACGTCATTGACTGGGTTTAGGCTGTACACGGTGCATTGGCCGTGATAGTGAGTTAGGGTGAGTACTAGATACTAACTCGGGTGTGCAGCTGGTAATTTCATAAGGCCAATGGTTGATTCCTCAGTTATGTTCTCTTGTGTTGGAGGGGGAGATTTGTTGGGTTAAAACATCCAACACAAGTAATAAATTTACTATGTGTTACAATGTGCATAAAATTGATGATATGCATGTAACTTTAGGAGGTGTTAATGAATGAAACACTCGTTTGTTAACTTTACGTGAAAATGGGACAAAACATATGAATTGTCTTTTAATTCATATGTGTATATAACGTAATGTGATTTATGATGGGTAGTTCTAACGTCACTTTTACGTGGCTATATAAAGGATGTCAAATCCTTTGGAAAATGTATCTCACAACAAATATCAAACAAGGTGACTTAGCTTGGTAGAAAATAGCAAATCGGGTTTGAGGGTGAGAGGCAGTACACCGATTTTTTTTGTACAATAATTTAGAAGGTTACTCTGGGGGTGATATTAGTGGCATTGACTAATATTACTGGAGGGCTAgaggttgttatcttatattattgtgggtttTGAATTGGTATTAATTTGGGACGGTTATGTTGTACTGatactatattattatagtggattctagtcgatttggctagtgggttttacttccggtttggaaggttttgccctgggtttgaccctaaaaTATTGTCTCATCTTAAtattgcttacatttatttacttttgcgGTTTACTTGTCGATTGGTTGCTTCCGTTGTGCGTGGGAGATTGGCGTTCATTTCCCAacacaatgataggttactcgacaaagtgtcgaaaTTTTTCCCTTTTACTCGGTTTTATACTCTTATTTGCCGTAAAGTTTAGTTCTTTATGCCTTTCTCGTACGTGTGGTTGAATATGTGGATTTATTAGTCTTTCACATGCTTTTTGAAGTAAGTTTCCATAGTTTGTTTCTCTATGATTTCGGGTATGAAAGGTATATCAGTGACTGAAATTTTCGTCTTAGAAATGGCTAGTTTTACATGACATTTTTCGAGAATTGTTAGGATGAATTAATGGTTATTATTTACGTTTTAGTCGTGCTTGTTTCCGTCTCAACTTTGCTTTCAATTCCGTCTTAATTTTGAGCTTAATGGGCTGCTTGGAATTCGGCTTGGAGCCGTGACAGGGGCTGCATTGGGCTTTGTTTTGGGACGGGTAGAGTGGTCTTTCAGGACTGTTTTTGTGCTTGCATTATACGTGTTGATATCATCTTGTGTGTATTCGAAAATCTCGTGTTAAATGTTTAGCTTCAAACCATGGTCACCCGGTTCATGGGGGTTGTTTCACGGGTTGTTTGGCAACCGTGAATGGTGTTTGGGTGGGCTGTTTGCAGGATTTTTACGGGCTGTTTTTGGTTGATAAAAGGGTGGTTAATGTGAATGGCAAAATCAATGTATATATCCGTCTCAAGTATGCTCATAAAATCGTTTTGTGGATTACGTGTTTTGTTGCTTTGGGTAAGTAGTGTTAGGCGACTTTTGGGCCATCTTGTAGAGTGTTGGGCTGACCGTGAGCCTGGCTGGGCGGTTGGGTGCTTGTGGTGGCTGGCCGTGGGTTGGCAGCACGGCCACGGCCTAGCCACGACTAATGGTGGACACGGTTTGTGTGGTGTCTTATTCACTTTGTTTTCCCTTCTTCCTTTTTTTTGGTGACTTGTGTTGTTTATTTGTTGGGCTTATTATGTTTTATTTTTGGGCttattatgttttattttttGGGCTTATCATGTTTTATTAGTTGGGCTTGTATGCTTTATGTTATTGGGCCAACCCGATATCATGGCATAGACTTATGATTGACCCATTTGTAGTTAGTTACATTTCATCTCGTATTTTAcaaacgtaaattattcatttccgcttgttatattttatttgacTAGCATGTATATTTATGAAAAGAAATGCTTATCGAcataatacaagtatgaaatatttattataattGCTTGTGAGGAgtcatattcttatgataatgcatTTATGCTATACCTTACtacttgacttatctttacgccctacttgtgccgaTCTGCCAAGTATGGGTTTAACTCATATCTTCCACCTTTTTCGgattgtcctgccgattgtgggttctcgacttctgatctgtcgttcgagtcttgggtgcgaactgtcctgccgcatgtcgaatcagAAACTGTATTGTCCTGAGAGTCTGGCTAGATTTAGACTAAGACTGAGTCTTTGTGATTGTCATTGTCGTtataccaggggaattatatttaatgagtagtaaaggtcttgctttgTTATAGATATTGTCATATATCATTCatggcaagagttatgccttgtatCGTTTggatgtgagagtcttggtcctatcggatactagaggtgagatgcaagccttttAGTAGCGATAtaatcgtcgggattgatgctcTCATCCGTTCTTACGGTAAGATGCAagtcataagtatgaatgtgacatgcAATGTTTGTTAAAAAGGTttccaaagtaatggctatggtttccatTCACGTATTCTGTATTGATTGATCCCTTTCTTATCTACTTCACCGAatcctaatctcatatctatgtcatatttccttgaaatgcgtgcttttgtctAAAAgtccgtattcttgtctttcatattatttaattatctcacatgaatagtggaagtctttattatgctaatattGACCTATTCTGCTCCATATCATTTAATCGTCATGTTTAATTATAAATTTTGATGTTTATGTTATTTGTAATTATCTTACATGATTTATCTATttgagttccttgttatgtttgtttcgacaatttgtggatgggagaaccttgagttactccccactgactgtggctttcatgtttacatgaatgacaggtttgtgaagatgcatttgtggggtttagacgtgtgagctagcgagcaccttggattaGTAGTCTGTTTACTAGGATTCTTTAGACTCACCCTTTATCgtcttgtcattcgagggatatattttcctcATTTTTGACTATCATGTTTGTATGAACTTAACTTTATTTCCGGATACTTGATCTATGTTGTAAGCTTtattgaacccgcgctttaaactttaaaagtttcaaaaatttcctaaaattccgcattttccttattgtattttcttagcgtttttgcgggggttcacactagtaacaaatgaatgtagtagtaGAGGTCGAagacaaggagacgggagttattaaacaagttgtcatgAAGCGAATTTTATCAAGGTTGATTAACGATTGGGTGATTGTTTTTGTTTGTAAAACAATGCTAAAATAATGaaagaaaacaataataaagaagacTCTAGGGGAATCGGGTTACACATTCAAATATGTAATTGGTCATGTCAAACTAGGAATTGGTAATGACGATAATTGTTTAGGTCTAATAataaccacctctcggccttattgtcaaccatagaacgggttaTAGCGAGCTCTCGTTATTACTAgatcggtctactaaaacatgcttagtctaattcaattccgtgcatCTCGACTTTTAGAAAGAATTAACAAATTAAATCTAGAATTATGGCCAATAATCAAAGACTAACAATTcaatacaaacatgtgatagaaactattaATTGATATTATAGCAtcctattacaacaattacaaataCTATTTATGcatgactcccctaatccctAGTCAAATAAGTACCCACACATATATTGAAAACCAAACTAATAACATATGACATAATAAACATGATGATAATGGAATGAAATTAGTACtagaaatagaattaccttgacAATAGAAATGGAACATGGAAATGAAAAACAAGTTATtaaatggaaataacttgaaatgtaaattgtATTACAACTCGAAATGCTTAAAGAAATATTTGTAACAATTAAAGAAAGCTAAATGAAATCTAAATTTTATTCTAAAAACTAAGGCTAAAAGCATATGAAAAAGTATATGGAAGTGACGGATTCAACACCCTGGATATATATATAGAACTAAGGGTGTTGAAATGTAGACAACTAAAGAGGGGCAATCCCGATCGGGGACACCCTACCTCGATCGGTGTCGTAGGTGTTTCAATTTTCGTCTTAAATTCGTCTTAACTCTTTGCTTAATGATGATGCGAATCCAATGCTTGCTCATTCATAGGTCTGACTAATACATCTTAGGAGTCAAATGGGATCCAATGCATGCTCTTAACTTAACTTGGGCTTTTACTTGGGTTTTATTTCTTTACTTGTACACCAACCAAAGTTGGTTTTTTCATGCTCGGGATTTTCCAATTCTTCCCAAAACGCCCCAATTCTTCTCAAAACGCTCCTCCAtggtcaagacttgctctcattacCCTTGTGAACTTGGTTGATTGCTAATTTGACGGAAAAAAGCTACTAAAGGCTTCTTTTCTTACAAAATGCAACGAATACAAGCAAATCACATAGAACACAGAATTAGTTCACAAATACACTTATAGAAGTGTAATAATCAAATGAAATCGAGCTAAAATAGGGAGATAAAGTATATGTAAAATAGACCTATCATAGATTCACAGATATAACATTTTTTATTTTTCCATTGATACTTTTCGAGAAAAAGACCTTGGACTTAGCATTGCTTATTTTTTGTCCATAAGCTTATTTTTTTTCAGAAAATTTTAAAAAGGCCTTTGTTTATTTGGGTCTAATTAGTTATTTGAACCAAACTAACCAGGTCATTTGCCGGTTGATGCATGCTAATAATGAATTTAATACGATAAATAATAACAAAAGTTAAAATGACTTACATATGCCACAACACCCGGAGCGTCTTCGTCTTGAAAGCTCCTGTTGCGCCGGCCACTTACAATCTCCAATAACATCACTCCGATACTGAAAATGTCCGACTTTTCAGAAAAATCTCCTCCCCTAACATATTCGGGAGACATGTACCCACTACACAAGAAACAAAGAATGATATTAGAATAAGTTAGTTGTAATTTTGTAGGATTATGTTTTTCCTACACAAACCAAATAAATAATAAATGGGTCTCATGTATAACACAAATAAGCAGTATAAGCTCTGAATTAATCTATCAAACCAGTCCTTATATTGTGTATTAATAGGACGCTTAATGTAGACATAAAATATGCTCTTAAGTTCGATTCTAAATCTGTTAAAAACCACATCAGGCATATCAATATGCCCTCATGTCGTCTACTTTGATTTCTCTACCATCAAATGTTGTATACACAAGCATTCAGAATGCTATTGATACTAGTCTACATTCTCTTTTTGTTAATCTTAGGTTGAATACATTTATATGACTGATATTAGGGAGGCTAACATGTATCCTGGTTTGAAAGATAAATTCCCTTAGAAATAACACAATATATTGGTACAATATATATGCAATATATTGCCATAATATATTTAAAGTTACTACTCCTTCCTAGTCTGAGTGTTGAttccctttcttttgggcaccaaaattaaggaaatgaatttggaccacataaaacaccctaccccacatggaattgaatttggaccacacaaaacctactaaaaaaggaaagaggaaccaATACCCGACTAGCATGGAAATGAAAAGAGGAACCAACACTCAGACTAAGAGAGAATACAATTTACTAATATTTTACCACGGTTTATTAATATCTTGTGAGAACTATTGTTACGTTAATTAGTGTTTTGTCACGACTATTGTTACTATTGTTGTTGTCCTTGTTTTATaatctttttttcttcttcttttttattATAATGCCTTCAAAAATATTTTCGTACTTAGCCTAGAATTACCCGCTCCGATACCTACAGAGATCGGCCCTAcaagaaagaaagaaggagatTATAACAAGCTAGTCGAATAAACTTTATTTCTAATCTACTATAACcagaattttaaaaaaaaaattctagtaAAACAAAAATTTAAATACTTACGAAATTCAAATAACTCTACGAGTGTTGGGTTAATCTTGGTTGGTACGAAAGATCTTAGCTGTTCCGATATCAATATTATCGGGTTAAAATCTGTATCTAGCAAAATATTGCCAGTTTTCAAATCTCGATGGATGATTTTAAGTCTCGAATCTCTGTGAAAGTAGAGGAGACCTCGACATATACCAAGTATTATATCGAATCTCTTTTTCCAGGTCAGTGATTTGCTAGCCTCTGGAtctacaaataatattaatattgaaAAAATAGATAAAATTTTGATAATCATTTCTACGGTAAAAGAATCTAATGGAAAGAGAATTTTCTGAAAAATTGGTCATTTTCAGTCTCGGAGTGATGTTGTTGAAGATTGT from Silene latifolia isolate original U9 population chromosome 3, ASM4854445v1, whole genome shotgun sequence harbors:
- the LOC141648583 gene encoding uncharacterized protein LOC141648583 — protein: MAFSNNIIFVASIFILLSTSFLRVDSDQGTDKLCGATEAPSLCTTCVKKHVVRTDLDVIEAMLNCANDDAHKIKSEIEDITTRRAKIEVRLKSALLQCIESLTIGYTEGTKAGLIVAQRKLGDASNLITSVVQNLSHCQIALSDFGPLVPTTVSSGLFTVDAEYKVVLRLVDLVPA